In Fimbriimonadaceae bacterium, the genomic window GGCGAATATATCTATCCTTGTCCGATGGATGAACGACTGCTGGACTATGCCGGCATCACGGCCGAACAATTCACGGCGGCGGTGAAGGCCAATCAGACCGATGACGGGGTGGTGGAGTGGTTTCGACGCACCGCCACCCCGCATGGGGAAGCGGAGCTTGAGGCATGGAACGGAACGTTGCTCGAGCGCGGCCCGAGTTCGCCCGAAAGTACCGCGAAATTCAAGACGTACCGTGATGCGGTGGATCCTTCGCGCACGGACATCACGGCCTGGTCGGATCTGCAAGATCTGGAGGAAGGGCGCACGGTTCCACTCCGAACCAGATAAGTCCTTTCCAGGCTCGATCGTACACAGACGC contains:
- a CDS encoding DUF5069 domain-containing protein encodes the protein MDLRTTFPRSMKTRLAGYVHLARMIDKCRAVLAGTEGEYIYPCPMDERLLDYAGITAEQFTAAVKANQTDDGVVEWFRRTATPHGEAELEAWNGTLLERGPSSPESTAKFKTYRDAVDPSRTDITAWSDLQDLEEGRTVPLRTR